In Bacteroidota bacterium, the sequence CTGACCGTGAATCACCGCTGGCCACGTTCGACGCGGGTGGGTTCGTCAACGCGCTCGTGTTTATTCGTGGCGGGACCCACATCGCTGCCGCCTGCGGCGACGGGACGCTACGCCTCTGGAGCCTGGAGACCGGCGATGAGGTCTGGCGCGTCCGAGCCGACGCCGACATTGCCTTCTTTGTAGATGCTGCACCTGATGAGCAAACCCTCGCCACCGTGGGGCAGGGTACGACGATCAAGCTGTGGGAAGCGTCTTCAGGCGAACGACTACGCACCATCCGGTAGGCCGCATTGCATGGCCAGGAGGTAGCGCATAGCAGAGGATAAGACGGTGGTAGCGGAGCCGATATCGTTGTATCTACTGGGTACGTGCCGTTTACCTGCATGCTACCCAGCCGCGCTTCCTTCTCGCCAGCAGCCGCGCCGTCATGTCCCGTTCGCTTTGCCTCCTCGTACTGCTTCTTGCCAGCATCCTCGTCGCCCCTAGCAGCCGCGCGCAAGGCGGAGGGGACGTGCAGGTGTCCGTGGGCCCTGTTTTCACGCTCACCGGGCTCGGCCTCAGCAGCAATGTGCGCATCACGTCTCGATTCAGCGCGTCCGCGGAGTTCTCCGTGCTGCCATTCCCTGGAATCGATGTGGAGATCGAAGACCTTGACTACGACCTCGATCCGAGCGCCTTCTCGATCCTACTCCTCGGACACTACCACCCCGGAGCTGGCAACTTCGCCGTCGGCGGAGGCGTGATGTTTGGCGGCTATAGCCTGGAGGGCGTCGCCACGCCCACCGAGAGCGTCGAGATCGGCGACGAGACCTATGCGCCCAACGAGGTCGGTCGTGTACTTGGGGACTTTTCCGTAGGCGGGCCGTCCGTCCTCCTGGAGGTCGCTCGGCGTGGGGCGGGCTTCAACGTCGGCCTCGGCGTGCTTATCCCAGCGACGGCCAGCGCCGATTTGACCGCCGAGGGGCCCGTGGCCGACGAGCCGGAGTTCCAGGCGGACCTGGAGCAGGAACTCGACGAGATCGAGGACGAGCTTCGGCGCGTGCCGGTGCTGCCCTACTTCCGCATCGGCTACCAGTTTGGACTCTAACAGCGCCGCGGTGACGCCGTCTCTCGTCCTGCTCGAAGGCACGCACGTGCGTCTGGAGCCGCTCACGCGCGACCACCTCGACGCCTTGTGCGAGGTTGGACTCGACCCAGAACTGTGGCGCTGGACGACGTCCACTGTGCACGACCGGGACGACATGCGTGCCTACATCGAGGCCGCGCTCAAGGGGCAGCGACGCGGTCGGATGCGGCCATTTGCCACGATCCACCGCGCAAGCGGACGTGTGGTCGGGAGCACGCGCTTCGGCAACATCGTGCCGGAGCACCGCCGCGCGGAGATCGGCTGGACGTGGGTGGCGCGGCCCTGGCAACGCACCGCCGTCAACACCGAGGCGAAGTGGCTTATGCTCCGCCACGCCTTCGAGGAGATGGACTGCCAGCGCGTCGAGATCAAGACAGACGTCCTCAACGCGCGGTCGCGGGCCGCCATCCTGCGCCTCGGCGCGACCGAGGAAGGCATCCTCCGCCAGCACGTCATCACCGCGACGGGCCGCACCCGCGACACGATCTACTACAGCATCCTCGCCGACGAGTGGCCGCGTGTGGACGCGGCGCTGCGCGCACGGCTAGCCCGATAAACCGCACCGCCATGTCTGACGCCTGGACTCTCTCCGACACGACCGCGCTCGTCACGGGCGGCACGCAGGGCATCGGCCGCGCCATCGTCGAAGAACTCCTCGATCTGGGCGCGTCGGTGCTCGTCGCAGCACGCACGGCGTCCGATGTCGAAGCGCAGACCTCGATGTGGACTGCGGAAGGCTACGACGCGCGCGGGGTGGCCGCCGACGTGGCGACGCCCGAAGGTCGGGCGGTCGTCCTCGATGCCGTGCGGGCCGAGTTCGGCGGACGCCTCGACACGCTCGTCAACAACGTCGGGACCAACCTCCGCAAGCCGACACTTGCCTACACGCTCGACGACCTGCGGCACCTCATGGCCGTCAACCTCGAGTCGGCCTACGAACTCACGCGGGCATGCTATCCACTCCTCAAGGCTGCGTCCGGGAGCGTCGTCAACGTGTCGTCCGTGTCCACCCGCCGCATCGTCGCCACCTCGACGGCCGCCTACGCCATGACGAAGGGCGCGATGGACCAACTCACCGACTTCCTCGCCGTGGAGTGGGGGCCGGACGGCATCCGCGTCAACGCCGTGCACCCGTGGTACATCCGCACGCCGCTCGCCGAGCAAGTCTTGCAGGACAATGCCAAGCGCGCAAAGATCATCGGCGCGACGCCGCTCGGGCGCGTCGGTGAGCCGGAAGAGGTCGCGCGGGCCGTCGCCTTCCTCGCGATGCCGGCCGCGAGCTACATCACGGGCGCGCACCTCGTCGTGGACGGTGCGTTCAGCAAGCTCGGGCTGCGGTAATCCGCCGCACAGCTAGGGCAGCAGCGTGATCGGGGTTCCGTTGGGCACGTGATCCCAGATTTGGGCCATCTCCGCGTTCGTGACGGCGATGCAGCCGTCCGTCCAGTCCCACAGCCGGTGCAGGCGACCAAGCCATCCCATGCCGTTCACCAGCCCGTGAATCATGATGTGGCCGCCCGGCAAGTAACCGCCGGTGTCGGCACGGGCCTGGTCGTCTTCGTTCGGATAGGAGACGTGCAGCGACCGATAGCAACAGCTGTTGGGGTTGCGCCAGTCGAGGACGTAGGTGCCCTCCGGGGTGCGCTCGTCGCCCTCGCGCTGTTTGTGGCCAGCCGGGGCTCCGCCGAGTGAGACCGGGTAGGTGCGCAGCGGCTCATCCTGACGCAGCAGCGTGAGCGTGCGGGCCTGCTTGTCCACGACGACCGCGTCGGCGCGCGCCTCCGAAGGCAGCGGGTCGGGCGGCCAGTGCGCGTAGGCGCCGAGGCCCGCAATCAGAAGGCTGCCGAGCACGAGCGCACGCATGGCTCGCCTAGTACGAGTGGCAGCTCGTGAAGATCGCCATCAGGAGCGTGAAGAACGAGAGGCCGACGAGGCCAGCACCGGCGACAGCAAGAAGTCGGGGGATCATAGCGCAGAGGCGTGTAGGAGACGACAGACGCCCAAAAATGCAGCGACGGCGGGCCGCTTCGCAACCAAAGCGCCGTGAAGAGTGGGAATTGGCCCGCGGCACGCTCGCCTCGGGCTCGTCTGTAGGCCGCCTGCGTTGCTCGCTGAGGTCTATGGCCGGAGGTGGAACCAGCGTCCGGCTAGGTTTCGACCTGCAAACCCTTCCACGAACGGGCGTCATCCCCGCGCGGAGGGTGCCCTTGTGCAAACAGAGGCGGGGACCCACCAGGTTGCCTCAGCATCACAGCATGCGGAGGTCACCCCGGTCCGCACGATCTCCGAGAGAGCACCTGCACACTCCCGTACCCCACCCCTCAGCCTATCTTCCCGCGTCTCTTCCTAAGCCGCTTCTCCTATGCGCCGTCTCCTCCTATTCCTCTGCTTCGCCATGCCCGCCGCGTTCGCTCAAGACTTCTCCGACGCCGAACGCCTCCAGGGCTACGCGATCCGGGGTGACTCGACGGTGTTTTTGTTCGAACCTGGGCACTATGGCCTCAATGCGGTGCCGGAGCGGGTCGTGGTGACGGGCGCGCTCGTAGGCTGGGACACGGCCATGGACGATCCGACACGGCAACTTCGCCCGACGGAGAGCGGCGTCTGGGCGCTCTCGATCTACAACCCGCGCTACGGCTTTCTGAAGCCCGCCACGCCGTTCAAATTCCGCGTCAACGACGGCGTCTGGCTCGACCCGCCGGGCGGGGCGCCCAACGCCGAGGGCGGCAACTTCATCTTCCTCCACGATGTCACGCCGTCGAGCATGCGCGCTGAGCTACGTGGCGAGCGCGCCGTCTGGGTCAAGCTCGCAGGCGACAGCCTCCGCACGTCCACGCGCCCGCTGCGCTACCGCATCCTCGACGCGCAGGGCAACGAGACACCCGTGGCGGCCGTGCTGCCGAACCAGGCCGATGAGTTCCTCGTCGTGCCTGCCGAGGACCTCGCGCTCAATCGCATCTACTTCGTCGAGTACAGCGCGCCCGGCAGCGACGAGGTGCTCCGCGCCTGGGCCAACTTCGACGGGCTCTGGCGGACGATGTACTCCGAGAAGCCGCTCGGCGCTGAGATCACTCTGGACGAGAACGGCGATGGCAGCCGCACCGACATTCGCCTCTTCGCCCCGCGTGCCGACGGCGTGACCGTCAACCTCTACGCCGACCGCACGGGCGATGCGACCGCTTCGCACGCCCTCACCCGCGACAGCCAGGGCGTCTGGGAAATCGCGCTGGACGGCGACCTCCACGGGACGTACTACGACTTCGAGGTCGTCGGCCCGGACGACCCCGGCAACCACTTCTTCAACCAGGAAGGCATCCGCGTCACCGACCCTTACGCCCGCGTCTCCGACGATGGCTGGGGCCGCGCCCGCATCTGGCGCGCCACCGAGCCCGCCACGCCGCTCGCAGACGGCATCCCGGCGATGGAAGACGTAATCGCCTACGAGGTCCACGTCCAGGACTTCACCGACCGCCTCCCCGTCTCCGACGACCTCAAGGGCACCATCCCCGCGATGACGATGCCCGGCCTCACCAACGCACGCGGCGAGCCCATCGGCTTCGATTACCTCAAAGACCTCGGCGTCAACGTCGTCCACCTGATGCCGATGCAGGAATTTCTGCACTACCCCGACGACGTCTGGCAGGCCGCCTTCGCCGACGACCCGTTCATGCAGGCGCAGGGCGTCGCCGACGAGAACTACCAGTGGGGCTACCGCATCACGCACTACATGGCCGTCGAGAGCCGCTTCCGCCAGCGCGGCACCGAGCCCGGCTCGGAGCGCGAGCAGTTCCGCGACCTCGTCCAGGCCTTCCACGACGAGGGCATGGCCGTCATCGTCGACTTCGTGTTCAACCACACCGGCGAAAACATGGAGGGCACGCAGCAGGTGCTCAACTTCAACGGCATCGACAAGCTCTACTACTACCGCATCCTCCCCGACCTCTTCGGCACCTTCGACCACATCGGCGTCTTCGGCAACGAGGTGAAGTCGGAGGACCGCCCGATGGTGCAGCGCTGGCTCATCGACCAGTGCCTCCACTTCATTGAGGAGTTCGGCGTCGATGGCTTCCGTATCGACCTCGCGGGGCAGACCGACGAGCAGACGCTCCGCGCCGTCCGCGAGGCTATCGGGCGCGACAAAATCGTCTACGGCGAGCCATGGATCGGCTCCAACGACCCCGCCTTCGAGGCGAATCCGGATTGGGACTGGTACAAGGTCGATAGCCCGATCACCTTCTTCCAGGACGATGCCCGCAACGCGTTCAAGGGGCCGACCTCCGACCCGATGCCCGCCGTCGAGAGCCGCGGCTTCGCGGGCGGCGACGGGGCCGTGCGCGAGCAGACGATGCGCGCGCTCTCGAATCGCTTCCCCGACGAGGCGACGCCCAACATGGGCATCAACTACCTCGACATCCACGACAACTGGGCGCTGCCCGACCGCTACGCGCGCAACAAGACCGGCAGCGACGCCTGGGACGGCCGCGCGGGCGTGGACGAGGACCGCTACCGCATCGCGGCGACGCTGCTCTTCACCTCGCTCGGACCGATCGTGCTCAACGGCGGCTCGGAGATGCTCCGCTCGAAGGGCGCGGCCCCGCTCCAGAGCGAGATGGGCGGCCAGAAGGTCCTCGAAACGGCGATGACGCCGGTCTACATCAACGGGCGCGGCGACACCTACAACCTGCGCACCGCCAACCAATACGATTGGGAGACCGTCGGCGCGACCCCAGCCGACGGCGCGGCGAGCGACTACGCCGCGATGCTCGCGTTCTGGCGCGGCCTCATCGACTTCCGCCTGTCCGAGGCCGGGGCCGTCTTCCGCAAGGGCGACCCGCAGCCCGAGGGCTACTACCACTTCCTCACGCCCGACCACACGCAGCTACTCGGCTACGTCGTGGACGACCGCGTGCTCGTGCTCGTCAACAGCAGCGACGCCCCGCATACGTTCCCTGGCGTGGACCTCGCCGACGGGACATGGATGCTCGTCAGCGACGGCCAGCGCGTGAACCTGGACGGCACGCTCGGCTCGCCGCTCGACGGCGGGCAGACGCAGGCGGTCGCCGTCCCAGAGCGCACCGCCATGATCTGGGTGCGCGCACAGTAGGCCCGGCCGATACACGCCAGCGCCCCACCGCAGTGATCGCAGTGGGGCGCTGGGTGGGTAGAGGATGGGTCGTGCTGCTACTCGACGGTCACGCTGGTCTGAACGTTTGCAGAGTCACCCGCATGCGTCGCGTTGTGCGTTGTGGAGAGGGTGCCAGTGAGCGGACCGGGTATCGAGACGGACACCACGGAGTAGCACAAGAAAGCTCGGGTGCAGGTGTTCGACACGGTCGTTGAGCCGAACGTGGCGGTGTGGCTGAGCACGTCGCCGCGCACGGGGAAGTAGATCCCGAACCAGCCGCGCTTCCTCACGCTCGTCGTGACGCCAGCGATGGCGATGAACCCGTAGTCGGTGATGAAGGAGTGGCCGTTGAGCCTATAGCGGGAGCCAAGTTGGGCATGGGCCCGGCTCGGAGCGGGCGGCGGCGTGGGCGCCGAGGTGGTGTCCGGGTCCGAGGGCTCGGGGATTTCCGGGCCTGGCCCGTTCGGATCGGGGATGTGGGGCGTCTCGCGGATGATGCGAAAGGCCGATGTGTTCTTCGTCTCCCTGAGGTCGCTCTCCTCGGACGAGGCGAAGTACTCCGCGTCGTACTTGGTGCCCTCGAAGACGTATTCCTCCTCAACCTCCGGCAGCCTGCTGATGCCGTGACGTTGCAAGCAGCGATGCAGCGACGAACGCGTCAGATGGGACATGGTCGGCTGCAGGGCGTAGAGGCAATCGTCGAGCGGCAGCAGTGTGTGTCGGCGGCAGGCAACGATGGTCGCTTCCTCCTCGGGCGAGAGGACGGTTGAACGCGGTTGCCTGGGCCCATCGGGGCGTCCGCGACGGTCTGGCGCTTGCGCCACTTGGCGGCGGTCTTGCAATTGAGGCCGTGTTGCTCGGCGAGGGCGCTCACGGTCTTCTGGGAGCGTTGGAGGGCTCGTCGGGTGGCGTGCGTGGTGCGGGCGCTGCCGTGTAGAAGGAGTCCCATAGGAGGTCGGGGTTAAAGTGGTCACAGGGTAGACCACGACACTCTGGGACTACACACCCTAGTCGCTATCCCGTGGGCTATCCCACCCGTCGCCCCGTGGGGTAGCTGCCGAGCACCTGCACGCGCGCAGCGAAGTCGGCGAGGTGGTCGAGCGCACGAGCGACGGGGCGGTCCGTGGCGTGGCCGCCGAGGTCGAGGTAGAAGAGGTATTGCCCCGGCGAGCCCACGAGCGGGCGGCTCTCGATCTTGAGCAGGTCGAGGTCGCGCAGCGCGAAGACGGCGAGGCTCTTGAAGAGCGCGCCCGGCACGTTGGCCCGTAGCGCAAAGACGAGCGAGGTCTTGAAGTGCGGCCGTGTCGCGGTGTCGCGGTGCGGCGGTGTCGTCTCCTCCCCGTCTCCCTGGTTCTCGGCCTCTTCGCCGCTTCGCCTCTCGATAGCGAGAAAGCGGGTGACGTTGTTCGGGTCGCCCTCGATGCCGGCGGCGAGCACGACGAGGCCGTACTCCTCCGCGGCGGCGGCGCTGGCGATGGCGGCCTCGGCGCTGAGGCGCTCGCCCCCGAGCTCGACGTTGGCGAGGCGACGGGCGGCGCCAGCGGTGTCGTAGTCGGGGACGGGCTCGGCGTTGGGGAGGTAGTCGCGGAGCCAGGCGTCGCACTGGCCGAGGGCCTGCGGGTGCGAGCGAACCCGCTTCACATCCGGCAATGTGGTGCCGGGCCGGGCCATCAGGTGGTGGCGGATGCGCAGGTGCACCTCGCCGACGATGGGCAGGCCGTACTCGCGCAGCAGGTCGTAGTTGACGTGGACGCTCCCGAAGCGCGCGTTCTCGATGGGCACGAGGCCCCGCTCGACCGCTCCCCCGGCAACGGCCTCGAAGACGTCGCGGAAGCTGGCGCAGGGCACCGGCTCCACGTCTGGCCCGAAGAAGGCGCGCACGGCCTCCTCGCTGAACGCGCCGACCTCGCCCTGGAAGGCGATACGCGGCGGCGTCGAATGTGAGCGGTCGGCCATCGGCTAGCCCTTGCGCAACGGCGTGATGGCAACGGTGCAGCGGCTCACGCAGACCAGCTTCTCGGCCTCGTCGCGGATCTCGACCTGCCACACCTGCGAGGTACGCCCCTGGTGCAGCGGCGTCGCGACGCCCGTGAGCAGGCCGTCCTGCTTCGAGCGAATGTGGTTGGCATTGATCTCCATGCCGAACGCCGTGTGGCCCTCGGGCGCACCGAGAAAGGCGCCGTACGACACCAGCGTCTCGGCGAAGGCCACGCTCGCGCCGCCGTGGAGATAGCCCATCGGCTGGTGGTGGTCGGGCGTGACCGGCATCGTGGCGACGACGCGGTCGGGGCCCGCCTCCAGGAGTTCGATGCCGAGGAGCGCGGCGAGGCCACCGGTCGTGTTAGGGAGCGCAGCCATAGCGTGAGAGGCACAGGGGTAGGTGACGTCAAGGGCCGAAGGATACGCTGTCCGTCGGTCCGCAGGAATCCCTCTCTACACGTTCCTGCGTCCGCACCTGCGTGCCTCTGCTCCGCGAGCGGGGTCGAAACGGCTCACTCGCCTGCCTGTCCCGTCGTGTCGGCGGGATACCCTCTGAGGTCGTCGTAGAGCGCGATCTGGGCGGGGCGCAGCGTGTCGCGCATGGCAACGTGCGCGACGAGGTGGAGCGCGCGGAGCGCGCCCAGCACATCGGCGACGGCGCGGGTCTGGCGGCGGACGCTCGCCTCGGTGGCGACCTGGTGAACAAACAGGCTGTCGAGCGCCCGCTCCGCCTCGATGTAGGCTGCGCCTAGACGCGGCGCCTCCTCGACGACCTCCTGGCGCAGTTGCTCAGCGTAGGCCTGCTGCTCGGGCGAGAGGCCGAGCGTGTCGCGGAGTTCGAGGACGTGGAGCGGGCCGGGGAAGTGGTTGCGCTCAGCGGGGATGGCGAGGCCCATGCCGCGCCCGGCGAGGTAGCCCTCGATCTCGCGGTCGGCCAGCGCCGTGATGCGGCGGTCGCGCGGCGGCGCGGGGGTGGGGCCGATCGTCGGCGTCTCGACCGCTGTAGTGTCGGGCGCAGAGGGCGCAGGCGACTGGGGCGGCGCGCACCCAGCGGGAACACCCAAGAGCGCAGCGAGAAGGACAAGGCGGACGAGATAGGGCATGGAGAGGCGTGGACGTTGTGGAGGTTGGTTCAAAACCCCGCGCTCTGTCGGTGGGTCCCCGACGCGTCCGGGCCTCGGCCTATCTTCTCGCGTCCCCTCACACCCCAACCGTACTTCCTGCATGGATTTCGACGCGATCATCGTAGGTGCCGGCCCGGGCGGCGCGACCGCCGCAGCCGAGATGGCCAAGGCTGGCCTCCGCCCGCTCCTCCTCGACAAGACCGACGCCTTTCCTCGCGACAAGATCTGCGGCGACGCGGTGAGCGGCAAGAGCGTAGACGTGTTGCGCCGCCTCAACCTCCTCGACCGGCTCGTGGAGCAGCGGCCCAGCCTCGGCTCGTGGGGCGTGACCTTCTCCGGGCCGTTCGGCGACGAGGTCGCGATCCCGTTCACGAAGGAGCTCAACAAGCCCGTCGCGCCCGGCTTCGTCTGCGACCGCGTCTCGTTCGACGACCTCATGGTCGAGTACGCGCTGGAGCAGGGCGTCGAGCTGTGGCTCGGCACGCGGGTCCTCGGGCTGCTGTGGGAAGGGGACCAGGTCGTCGGCGTCCGCCTCGCGCGGGGTGGCGACGGCGCCCCGACGGAGGTCCGCGCGCCCATCGTGGTCGGGGCCGACGGCGCCTACTCGGTCGTGGCGAAGGAGCTCGGCATGGAGCAGCTCGTCGAGAACCACTACTGCGCCGGGCTGCGCGCCTACTACGAGGGCGTCACCGGCTTCCACCCGCTCAACCACATCGAAATCCACTTCGTCGAGGAGTCGATCCCGGGCTACTTCTGGATCTTCCCGATGGCCAACGGCCGCGCGAACGTGGGGCTGGGCATGCGGTCCGACTTCATCAAGAAGCGCGACATCAAGCTCAAGCCACTCCTCGACCTGCTGGTGAACCACCCGCGCTTCAAGGAGCGGTTCAAGGACGCCACGCGCATCGGCCCGGTGAAGGGCTGGGGCCTGCCGCTCGGCTCGAAGCCGCGCCCGCTCGCCGGGCCGGGCTGGATGCTCGTCGGCGATGCCGGGAGCCTCATCGACCCGTTCACGGGCGAGGGCATCGGCAACGCGATGATCTCCGCCGAGTTCGCCGCGCAGTGGACCGCCAAGGCCAAGGCGGCCAACGACTACTCCAGCCGCTTCCTCCAGGGCTACGACCGCAATGTCCACGAGTACCTGGACAGCGAGCTGCGCCTCAGCTACGCCATGCAGCGCCTCGGCCAGTGGAAGTGGCTCCTCAACACCGTCGTGAAGAAAGCCAGCCGCAGCCCCGAGCTCGCCGACTACATCTCGACCATGTTCGACGACGAGAGCCAGCGCCGCAAGCTCGTCTCGCCGATGTTCTACCTGCGCGTGCTGATGGCGTAGGACGATGGGTGCAGCCGTGCTGCGGTGTGGCGGTGCGGCAGTGACCTCTTCACCGCCACACCGCGTCACCGCGTCACTGTGCACACCCTCTCGGCCCGCCTCGATGCTGCTCCGCACCTCAACCAGGTCTGGGCAGAGCTGATCGTCGAGGAGTTAGTGCGGCTAGGCGTGGGGCTGTTCTGCGTGGCTCCTGGCTCGCGCTCGACGCCGCTGACGCTGGCAGTGGCAGCCCACCCCGAGGCGAAGGCGCTGGTGCACTTCGACGAGCGAGGCTCGGCGTTCGCGGCGCTGGGCTATGCGCGGGCCGCTCAGTCACAAGAGAGACCGACGCCCGCCGTCTGGATCACGACGAGCGGAACGGCGCTGGCGAACGGCATGCCCGCCGTCGTGGAGGCGAGCGTGG encodes:
- a CDS encoding SDR family oxidoreductase; translated protein: MSDAWTLSDTTALVTGGTQGIGRAIVEELLDLGASVLVAARTASDVEAQTSMWTAEGYDARGVAADVATPEGRAVVLDAVRAEFGGRLDTLVNNVGTNLRKPTLAYTLDDLRHLMAVNLESAYELTRACYPLLKAASGSVVNVSSVSTRRIVATSTAAYAMTKGAMDQLTDFLAVEWGPDGIRVNAVHPWYIRTPLAEQVLQDNAKRAKIIGATPLGRVGEPEEVARAVAFLAMPAASYITGAHLVVDGAFSKLGLR
- a CDS encoding GNAT family N-acetyltransferase; the encoded protein is MTPSLVLLEGTHVRLEPLTRDHLDALCEVGLDPELWRWTTSTVHDRDDMRAYIEAALKGQRRGRMRPFATIHRASGRVVGSTRFGNIVPEHRRAEIGWTWVARPWQRTAVNTEAKWLMLRHAFEEMDCQRVEIKTDVLNARSRAAILRLGATEEGILRQHVITATGRTRDTIYYSILADEWPRVDAALRARLAR
- a CDS encoding hotdog fold thioesterase — translated: MAALPNTTGGLAALLGIELLEAGPDRVVATMPVTPDHHQPMGYLHGGASVAFAETLVSYGAFLGAPEGHTAFGMEINANHIRSKQDGLLTGVATPLHQGRTSQVWQVEIRDEAEKLVCVSRCTVAITPLRKG
- a CDS encoding L,D-transpeptidase family protein; protein product: MRALVLGSLLIAGLGAYAHWPPDPLPSEARADAVVVDKQARTLTLLRQDEPLRTYPVSLGGAPAGHKQREGDERTPEGTYVLDWRNPNSCCYRSLHVSYPNEDDQARADTGGYLPGGHIMIHGLVNGMGWLGRLHRLWDWTDGCIAVTNAEMAQIWDHVPNGTPITLLP
- a CDS encoding NAD(P)/FAD-dependent oxidoreductase, whose protein sequence is MDFDAIIVGAGPGGATAAAEMAKAGLRPLLLDKTDAFPRDKICGDAVSGKSVDVLRRLNLLDRLVEQRPSLGSWGVTFSGPFGDEVAIPFTKELNKPVAPGFVCDRVSFDDLMVEYALEQGVELWLGTRVLGLLWEGDQVVGVRLARGGDGAPTEVRAPIVVGADGAYSVVAKELGMEQLVENHYCAGLRAYYEGVTGFHPLNHIEIHFVEESIPGYFWIFPMANGRANVGLGMRSDFIKKRDIKLKPLLDLLVNHPRFKERFKDATRIGPVKGWGLPLGSKPRPLAGPGWMLVGDAGSLIDPFTGEGIGNAMISAEFAAQWTAKAKAANDYSSRFLQGYDRNVHEYLDSELRLSYAMQRLGQWKWLLNTVVKKASRSPELADYISTMFDDESQRRKLVSPMFYLRVLMA
- the pheA gene encoding prephenate dehydratase, translating into MADRSHSTPPRIAFQGEVGAFSEEAVRAFFGPDVEPVPCASFRDVFEAVAGGAVERGLVPIENARFGSVHVNYDLLREYGLPIVGEVHLRIRHHLMARPGTTLPDVKRVRSHPQALGQCDAWLRDYLPNAEPVPDYDTAGAARRLANVELGGERLSAEAAIASAAAAEEYGLVVLAAGIEGDPNNVTRFLAIERRSGEEAENQGDGEETTPPHRDTATRPHFKTSLVFALRANVPGALFKSLAVFALRDLDLLKIESRPLVGSPGQYLFYLDLGGHATDRPVARALDHLADFAARVQVLGSYPTGRRVG
- a CDS encoding alpha-amylase family glycosyl hydrolase, giving the protein MRRLLLFLCFAMPAAFAQDFSDAERLQGYAIRGDSTVFLFEPGHYGLNAVPERVVVTGALVGWDTAMDDPTRQLRPTESGVWALSIYNPRYGFLKPATPFKFRVNDGVWLDPPGGAPNAEGGNFIFLHDVTPSSMRAELRGERAVWVKLAGDSLRTSTRPLRYRILDAQGNETPVAAVLPNQADEFLVVPAEDLALNRIYFVEYSAPGSDEVLRAWANFDGLWRTMYSEKPLGAEITLDENGDGSRTDIRLFAPRADGVTVNLYADRTGDATASHALTRDSQGVWEIALDGDLHGTYYDFEVVGPDDPGNHFFNQEGIRVTDPYARVSDDGWGRARIWRATEPATPLADGIPAMEDVIAYEVHVQDFTDRLPVSDDLKGTIPAMTMPGLTNARGEPIGFDYLKDLGVNVVHLMPMQEFLHYPDDVWQAAFADDPFMQAQGVADENYQWGYRITHYMAVESRFRQRGTEPGSEREQFRDLVQAFHDEGMAVIVDFVFNHTGENMEGTQQVLNFNGIDKLYYYRILPDLFGTFDHIGVFGNEVKSEDRPMVQRWLIDQCLHFIEEFGVDGFRIDLAGQTDEQTLRAVREAIGRDKIVYGEPWIGSNDPAFEANPDWDWYKVDSPITFFQDDARNAFKGPTSDPMPAVESRGFAGGDGAVREQTMRALSNRFPDEATPNMGINYLDIHDNWALPDRYARNKTGSDAWDGRAGVDEDRYRIAATLLFTSLGPIVLNGGSEMLRSKGAAPLQSEMGGQKVLETAMTPVYINGRGDTYNLRTANQYDWETVGATPADGAASDYAAMLAFWRGLIDFRLSEAGAVFRKGDPQPEGYYHFLTPDHTQLLGYVVDDRVLVLVNSSDAPHTFPGVDLADGTWMLVSDGQRVNLDGTLGSPLDGGQTQAVAVPERTAMIWVRAQ